In Salvia miltiorrhiza cultivar Shanhuang (shh) chromosome 4, IMPLAD_Smil_shh, whole genome shotgun sequence, the DNA window tgggacaacattattgggacggagggagtattttcttaattttcgtgccgaaaaaaattgactcaagattcgcaggacggagggagtattaaaaagtaacttttaatttgaaatcaatttcaaaatggACTGGCAATTTTGTGATTatgataaaattgaaggtttatttgtaaagtatattttttctttatcttcttatttttctattttatttattttttaaaattatgaaattcgattaattatagaATATTTGATAtactatatcaaattaaagattacgaCATGAGCTTTCATTTGATATATTCAGTCCGTTATTTTGGAATGCAGCTGGAATAATCTAAACTTTAAGAGGGCGATGGTACACGGCTCTAACTGCCACACCACTAGGCGTCAACTGTGGATTTACTTAACCACATCCACGGACCCACCATTTTCATGGGGGATTTAATGCTATCACTGGAACTCACGAGCGTCTGAGAACGGCTGTTCCTAATCGCCGCTCTTGTCAAGAGTTTCGGCAATTCTTTGATAGTTCACATTTTGTGGAGTCTCCTACTTTCGGTCTTTATTATACATGGTTTGGACGATGTTTTTTGCCATACCACGTGGAATCAGTACTTAATAGAGTTTTGTTCTCTGAAGATTTTGCTAGTTTCTGGAACTCTGTTAACACTCACGTTCTCCCAAGAGTCACTTCGGATCACTATCCTATTATTCTTCAATGCAAGAATGAGGTTCCCGTTTTCCGTTCTCATTTCCGTTTCTTTTCTATGTGGACCTCTCACCCGACTTTTCTTGAAGTGGTTAGTAATTCTTGGCAGCAAATTGTTCACACCAATTGTCCTATTTTTCGAGTTAAGATGAAGCTCAAACGGCTTAGAGGCGTTCTGAAGAGTTGGAACAAAGACGTGTTTGGCAATGTGAACACGACTATCCAGAATTTTTCGGCGGATTTGCTTGGGATTCAAGGGCAGATTGCACGTGATGGTTACACCGATGCCCTATTTGACGCTGAAGTTGTTGCTCAGGCGAAGCTTAACATTACGCTCTCCCGTAAGGATAGTCTTTTGAAACAGAAGAGCCGCGTTAACTGGCTTTATGATGGGGATCGtaattcttctttcttttataatatGATTAAATTCAGAAAGAACATACTTCGTATTAGCCATCTTACCATTAATGGAGTCGTGACGACGGATCAAGCTATCATTGAACAACACGTCGTCGACTATTTCTCGACTTTGTTTGCTAAGGACAATGATCACCCGGTGGATCTCGTCGAGTTAGAAGCCACTATTGACCACTTTGTTACAGATGACCAGAATGATGAGCTGGCGGCTATTCCTACTGCCACCGCCTCTGCCCGTTACCACCACTGCCACCCGCATCATCCCCCCTCTCCTCATTCCCGTTGCCACGCCATCACTCGTTACCATTGCCACCCGCAACCACCATGTATTGTTGTATCCATTTCCTTGTCTTCTCGTCATTCTTCCCCTTGCATGCATCGCCGTCCCCCGTCACTGCGGCTTTTTCCACTACGTCTTGCACCACTCGCTTTATCTTTTTCtcccctctatctctctctatctattgTGTTGATCTCtattaggtccggagggtctcgaataggtgtatgggggggaaatATACCTATAGGCTATTATTTTTCGATGAACCAAAACggaacttcaaacacaaactgatTCAACCTGTTTACTAAAAAGAGTTTtaaccaaaacagggttgacgactgatactgaatactcttcagtaaggagttatcagttaagtcaaagactttaattgatacacgtaaagcttcagtcgagtttgataaacagagatatgttatgaatcttactgactatcagatgatagatcagttagactgataacacacgcagcggaaaacttttgtttcgtaatagcctgtgagttaaacacgttgtcagtcgttaggtttctctttgcaattaatcagttttcagttaaAAAATATACGAGCGCAAGTAAAAAGGTAAtaattgaaagctgtaaataacacagagatttttacgtggttcgaaaaacacttcctacatccatgtTCGGTTGATcggaccaacaacttcactgggcaagtgcttacgggtgcactgcaaatcgatgctcgtgcttacaggtgcacagcaaacctgaacgtgtgcttgcaggtgcacacaaccgagacgactgaagatccaatcttcagtaccaacacaccttgttggatttctcactcctagcacacactgggcactaggacctcacggagacagaacacctgTCTCAACTCCTTTTCggcacaaacactcaattcggttggttgaatagaggtttgaaaacttgccaactaaaccacaaagaacaagttctttgcagtcagtttaacctaggctttggatatacaatatttgcctaaggtctaagagaatgtatgtaatcagcagtgactgatttttggctttgtgattctcttcttcgattcaaaattTGGAGAGGCTTGGTTTAGCTGAGTAACaaatttggcagcgtttcagcttatgttgttgaatcagtgaagattgaagtgatcctcgagcgctatttattggagacgtcttgaatagatccattggcgaaGATGATCTTCAAGATTttttccgttagagagtaatttgaacttgggctgaggcttcaatcttcgaggttccttgtttggtgagaacggctactttgaagagcaggagatgcgacatctctgaaaaggtaatcaccaaaaggaatggcctctgcagagaaaggacgatcctgagatctctgcatttaatgcggctgcaCTTTTGGAGTGTGtgacttcctttgaacgttggacgttcagtccgaggaagaatgtttaactgatacttgactttagtatcagtccgttgaatccacgtggcatGCATTAAGTAATtagtcgaaactgatccttcgactgatacttcagtcggcatcttcagtctttagtcttcagtctttcgttcttcagtcttcagaacagcaactaaactagaaaaagaattctaagacttgagttcaaaacagttctaatctattacaattgagacctattgattttggtatcatcaaaactaggattaagatatttcattaagttaaTTCCCAACAATCTCCActctgaacgattattacacgTTGAATTTCGCAAAATTGTGAAAATCACGTAACAATGTATTTTACAAAGTTACACATTTTTTTGCAAATATgtgtaataataatagtaaagaTGTGTAATAGCGAAAACgtgtgtaacaatgtaaaatatgttgttacacacttttcgcCACCATTATACGATTTTGCAAAATCGTGTAGATCGAAAAAAGTGCGTAAGAGTATATTTTACACTATTACATACTAAAGGGTATTTTGATCAGAAATGTTACTATTTCTACAATTTTATTTGTATGTctagaattttattttactatatgGTTTTGGATAAAATAGAGTGATGTCTCTATGGTAAATTAATtggtattaattttttatatataaagaaatataaaaatacttcTCATGTATTTTATGGATACAAATGctagttattattttaaaaaaggtTATTGGCTCATAAAATACACTATCTTTAGATCAATTCTGATTtttaacataaactttaaaaagtGTAAGAAAATACACTAACTTATtaattgtagtaattttaacacgAATTGTATTTGCTTTCATAGATACAACTTGagacgaaaaaaaaaatgtttacaATTTAATAGGCTCATAAATACACTATCTTTAGACCaattctgatttttgacataaACTTTAAAAGTGTCAAAAATACACTAACTTATTGATTAtagtaattttaacatgaattttatttgctttcATAGATACAATTTGAGACGAACCAAAAAAGTTGTCTTATAATTTAGTATAATCTGACAATTTGAATTAGTGTTAAAATAACTATAATTCGTTTTGTTCACATTAGCATTTCAGCATGCCAAGTAAGCTTTAATTTGACCGAATATAGAATTTGTAcgttaaaattattattccctccgtcccccaaataacttcctatatttcatttttgggacgtccccataTAACTTCATATCTATTTCGGGACATTAtctcaccactaataatactttatttattcttacttttcaagATTTCACAAATTTCAATACTAaatataacacattttcaccattttcaatactaattacaatatttttttccactatcaatacatttaaTAACTTTTTTTAATGTGTCGTCCACTATTAGGAAGTTATTTAGGGGATGAAGGGAATACAATCAATAAattaatgtatatatttttaaaaaaaaattatattaaaaattaaaattaattcaaaattgatGTATCTATGCGCCaataattcttaaaaaaaaaatagatgctAATGCTATAAACTACAAAATTcactaagggtgcgttctctttggttgtaaatttatcatgagaaaatgaagtacaaacaaaatttcaccctttaaatctttcttttcttttccgatatatcctacttgacccttactcattcctcatttagggTCTGTTTGATAGGGAATATTAAGCAAGATTGTTTACATTTCTCGCTTTATTTGCCTATTTGATAGGCAATATCCACTATAGCCGTGGCCCGCAAAAAATGAAGGCCTGCAGTAAAAATACTGTTACACTTAGTAACTGTGTCCCTCCTCCCCCCCTGAGTTCCCTAATACCTCTGTCAACAGtagataatattaattttgccATCTTCCAATTTTggcctccctcatctctctcaccATCCTCCTCTCTCTTTCCTTCCCTCAACCACGCCGCCGTCTCCCTTCCCTTCAAACTCGGCGGCCTCTGTCGCCGCCAGCCACCACCGCCACAGTACCACCTCCCTCTGTTTCCCTCTCACCTGcctctctaaaaaaaaattcccaaAAATCCCTAGCTTCCACCTCCCTACATTTCCGGCGAGTTTACCGCCGGAACCACCGCTTCCTTTCCCTTTATCTATTCGGAACGACAGCCGCCGCCATCATCGCCTTTCTCATCCTCTCTGACATCGCCTCCGCCGCTCGccgacaacagcagcagcaTCCTATCTGTGACACCAAGCCAAGACAATGATACCCTGTTTTTAGGTAACATATACAGGTCATGGACAAAAGAAGCTGTAAGTAAACTGATCACTTTTGATCAGCAGTACAATTTAGATTGAGGTAGTTGCTTAATTAATCTTGATTGCTATGTAATTTGCTTCCAATTGAAAGAAAGGTTAAAGCATTGCAGCCTTGAGAATGTTGAGGATTTGACACTGGTTGAAGATAGTAACAATGTAGGGATGAATCGGGATTTTTCCAACGACAGATAGGGGCCCCTCCTTGCTCGCTCTCATTCACTCGGCTGGACGGCGAACGACAAAGAGTCGTCGCCGCGTCGCCTCCCTTCGAGTCTCCTTAGGCCAGATGGGGGTTGACCAGAAGCCTCCCTTTGAGTCTCCTTCAATTGGCACGAAAAATTTAAAGGACAATTAGGGCATTTTTGATTTACTGGAGGGCATTCAGGTCATTTCTTCAAATAATCTCCTTCTTATGCACTAGTATCAAACAAAAAATACCCCATTTCCCCAATTTTAGTCCATTCTATCAAACACCCAATTCGTGTTATATAGATATTAAGTATCATCTATCAAATAGAAGATTGACTAATTAACCACACAATATCTATATTAATTATCCCTATCtaattaatactctctccgtccatgaaagaacttcctaggagggagtggcacgaattttaagaaaaaatattgttgagtgtattgagagtggataaaaggtagttgagtgtattgagagtggtgaaaatgtgttataattaatattgggagttgtgaaaagtgaaaagtaagaggattataagtggtggggtatagtccaaaaataggtagaaagttctttcgtggacgtcccaaaaagaaaaaataggaagttctttcgtggacggagtgagtatatgCTTATCTCTAATAAGCTATCAAACATGCTCTTACACTAtaaagaagggataatattatccctacaaaaatggtgtgataatattattccttctttgtagtgtaaaagagGAATTACTAAAGATAAGTAGGAAatatggaaaaagaaaaaaaaaatttaaatgttgaaattttgtttatcctctCTTTTTTCacgataaatttacaatcaaatagAACGCACTCTAATAAAGAATTATACCCATGGCGGTTTGGCGCCAACCATTCACAAAGTTCCACCACAAGCGCGTAACTCCACCGCCGCCTCAGATAACTATAAAAACGAATCCGATTCCCTCAAAATGGAAAAAGGAAGCTCCAAAGTTCCCAATTTTCGATAAGTCCAACTTCGCTTCCATTTCTCGATCAATCGCAAAATGTTGAGGCAAGCAACGAGCAGGGTTATCGGCTGGCGGCTGTCGCCGGCGGGACCGCCGCTGAGGTTGTACCACGAGAGGGTGGTGGACCACTACAACAACCCGCGGAACGTCGGAGCGTTCGATAAAAACGATTCCGGCGTCGGAACAGGACTAGTCGGAGCGCCGGCGTGCGGCGACGTGATGAAATTGCAGATTAAGGTCGATGAGGAGAGCGGGAAAATCGTCGATGCTTGTTTTAAGACCTTCGGCTGCGGCTCCGCCATCGCCTCCTCCTCTGTCGGTAAGTAGTTTCAAATTAGTAATTACTTTGTTTGTCGGTTTCAATTTCTCCTTTAATTAGGGTAAATTTGCTACGGTTTGGATTGAAGGGTGTTACTGAACTGAACTTTTGAGATTTGAGTGATAtattatttgtaaaaattgGTTGTTTTGGGGTTGAATGCTGTGTAAACGAGGTAATAAAGTGCTGTAGAATTCGATTTGTCTAGCCCTAGGTCGTGTTTGATATGTTGAAGCTTGATTCGATTCATTGTTAAAGCTACTATTTCTAAAAGTTTTTACATTTTATCTATGAGAAGCTCCCTTCTAGAATAAGGGTTTCCATTTTAGTTAGTGTCTGCAACAACTAAGATATTTGATTTTATCTGCTGAGCTCTTTGTGGAGGTTTTTTGCAATACactaatgatttttttatttttttttgaaagtttGCTCTTTTCTCATTTCATGCTAGTAGTTGAGGCCAATTCATCTGATGGCTCTGTTCTCATTTTCACGTTTCATTTGTTTAAGAGCCACGATTTTGAGTGATGAAACCACTTCACATTTGATCTTTTTCGTTGTTTGCCCTGTTGTCATGACATTTCTTGTTAACAAACTGCTGCTATTGCTAAGATTATGTTTTACTTTGCCATTTTCAGCCACGGAATGGGTGAAAGGTAGACCAGTGGAAGAAGTCCTGTCGATCAAGAATACGTAAGTTGTATTTGCATTCCCTTCCTGATAAACGAAGAATGCAGGGAAGAACGTATACGCTGTATTCATTTGTTTGAAAATACGCCTTGTTTGCATACTTCATTTTGGTTTAAAACTTATTTCCCTTAAGAATTTATAGGTTCCTCAATCAGTTTGTGGTTTTCAATGGGAATCGCAGGGAAATCGCGAAACATCTTTCTCTGCCTCCGGTGAAACTCCACTGCAGCATGCTTGCGGAGGATGCAATCAAGGCGGCCGTGAAAGATTACGAGGCAAAGCATTCAAAATCAAGTGGGGCTACCCCTCTCGAGATGCCTCTTTCTGGTTGAGGATATGCTCAGATACTATCAACTATATGGCTTACAAAATAATGGTTGTAGCTATTTACAACCTACAAACAGATACGCCTCTGATGTAATACGATATGTATTCAATGTACAGTGGGTTTGGCAATATATGCGCGTATTGTATTAAAATCTCAAACCTCTCTGGTTCTTTCTCCTTGCTGAACGCCTTCTTTTTCCAgtcaaattatatatttaaatactCCACAACTTCTTCACCAATTgtggaaagaaataaatagCAGATTTTATGATTTTCTCTGTTGAGACTATAGAGTGAAATGGAGGCAACTATTCCTTGAAAGAATGATTGAAACTTGAAAGCAATAGATAACGGAATATCATATCATTTACATGTATAAGATATATGTACACTATGAATCGTGAAAACTCCATCCAAAACAATGTCACAAGATAAGTCTACTTGATCTAGAGTCGGTAGTCCTAAAAGTTAACAAAATCTGTCAAGATGAACAATCATGACACTAATATCATCAGCAGATCCTCTAGAAACAGAGAGATCAACAAGCTTCCTACAAGCTGCCAACGGCTGAGGCTTTTCGACACCTATGCAAAGAGGGCGAGCAATATCTACAGCTTCTTGATCATTCACCTGCATAACATTCAATCAACAATTTGAGTCATtgacaagaaaaaaaatcataaataaaatcattttttcaaaataaattatagaaaaTTACCTTATCCCACAATCCATCAGAAGCTAGGATAAGAAACTCATGATCTGGTTCAAGTTTGATGACTCTAGTCTCAGGCTCTGCTGTGATCCATTGCTTGAGATATCGATCTCCGATGCTTCTAGAAACAGCTAGAGATCCTAGGACTCTCCAAACGCCGTTACGCCGTTCCACAAAACCACCCTACACAGCACACCAACGTTAGAAACAGGAAAAACTAACTGCAAGAATTGAGGCCTACAAAGGACTTGTGTATTACCAGCTTCTCGATTCTTTCCCTCTCATCTTCCCGGTGGCCGGGGCGGTGATCGGAGGTGAGGGCCTCCGCGGCGCCGCCTCTGCTGACAACTGCGCGGCAGTCGCCGGCGTTGGACGCCACGAGATTGCCGTTCTTGATCAGCGCCGTCACACAACACGCTCCACCTCTAACATCTTTGTTTAGGAATTCGGCATCTGTGGCTAAGTATCCACCCTTCACAGCCGCCTCAATTTCGTCGCTTTTTTCCAGCTCATTTATAATCTTCTTCTCCAAATTCTCAGCTGCAAACTCTGCGGCACTCGCGCCTCCATGTCCATCAAATACACCAAAAAACGCCTGCGCAAATTGCCCAAAACGTGAATTCCTTTCCACCCCTTTTCAAAAGATTGCTTTTTGCGTAGTTTCCAAGATTTCATCAATCAAGAATCATTACAAAATACTAGTAAACACAATGAAAATTTTACCTGA includes these proteins:
- the LOC131019950 gene encoding iron-sulfur cluster assembly protein 1-like codes for the protein MLRQATSRVIGWRLSPAGPPLRLYHERVVDHYNNPRNVGAFDKNDSGVGTGLVGAPACGDVMKLQIKVDEESGKIVDACFKTFGCGSAIASSSVATEWVKGRPVEEVLSIKNTEIAKHLSLPPVKLHCSMLAEDAIKAAVKDYEAKHSKSSGATPLEMPLSG
- the LOC131019949 gene encoding probable protein phosphatase 2C 25; this translates as MSSCTVALSNSPVFSPSSSSSSSSSPRLAWLNKPRDRIRALAGGEPSPLLKRKRPARLDIPVVAVTEREVAAVPEVAEVEGDGYSVCCKRGRKDVMEDRFSAVLHQNQAFFGVFDGHGGASAAEFAAENLEKKIINELEKSDEIEAAVKGGYLATDAEFLNKDVRGGACCVTALIKNGNLVASNAGDCRAVVSRGGAAEALTSDHRPGHREDERERIEKLGGFVERRNGVWRVLGSLAVSRSIGDRYLKQWITAEPETRVIKLEPDHEFLILASDGLWDKVNDQEAVDIARPLCIGVEKPQPLAACRKLVDLSVSRGSADDISVMIVHLDRFC